Below is a window of Camelina sativa cultivar DH55 chromosome 11, Cs, whole genome shotgun sequence DNA.
TGAATGATGTGCTTCTGAAATGAGTTCTGATATTTGGTAATTCCAGGGGTTTTAAGCTGCTATTAATTACACCAACAACTGgcttataaaaacaattttatgttATGTGAAATGatattatgaattatgatcatCTAAGCAACATAGAGCTTTGAGCTAAATTATTTGACGAACGAATTTgctttttggttcagtttttaTTAACATGACCAGCCGATCATGTGTTCTTCTTTGTAAGATGATTGTGTTCTCTATTAAGCCTGATCAGTTCCATAGAAGTTTTcgttatttttatttgcaatCAAATATGATCGTTGGTTGCAAACTTAGATACACTAGACAAAAATGAACATGgaagaattttataatttaaacatGAACGTGTCAAATATTGGCTTGACTGGTACGAAAggaacaatataaaattataaatgggGAACAAGTGAATGAATTGAATTAAAAAGACGAATTGAAAATGAATATGGAGGAACTCAATGAACAATTAAGAAGACAATAATGCATAGAAAGGATATAATGAATCTGTGTTGTATGGAGACTAAAACGGATATGTGAAAGAGAATGCGAAACGAATATTTTGGAAACGTATATACTTAACATAAAAACCACTTttgatattttaactaaaagataaagatttttattttatacagtTGTTGTAttcaattaatattttcataaaactgTAAACTAGTTTTACTACACTTTTGAAAAGATCATTTAACAATCAACcagtgtgatatatatatatatatatatatatatatatatatataattggttaAACTAGCAAAAAACATCTAACAAATCTTAATTTTCCTCAAAGCTCAAAAGTAAAATGAGTTAAtcagacaaaaataaaataaaaagaaagctACATTTGAGAACTATTGAAATATGAAAAAGCTTGAGAAGTTCAAATACAAACCAAAGCTAAGAAACATgattgaaaaacaaagaaaacacacacattcTGACTCTAAAAGAACCACaatgacaattaaaaaaaaccaaagaaaaagagaaaagatttcctcaattaaaagtatatatctttatttaaaattaatgttattttactctggataagaaaacaaatttcattaCATAATACTAATATAACATTTGATAAGAaaacatcttaaaaaaaataaacaaaaaataatttaagagtTAAAATGTTTGtaaaaatatggtaaaatatttaatttgattaaaaattattattaaaatgttataatgatgcttatatagaagaaaatctgtagaaaatttgTAGTCAACATTTAGTGTTTAGGATAATTTTCAAACACCACTAATTAATATGATGCACAATACTGGAAATAATGTggtcaataaaattattagtattaaataatagttaaatCATTGACCAAAAAACCCAGATTTcgaaagaaatatatttttttttatttgcatatAGTTCAATTCCATGTAATAACAGAACCACATAGAGATTTTCACGTTGGTGGTTTAATCTGGGTTTTAGTTTTGCTTtactaatttggttttaaaagaataatcattgtaaaccaaaaccaaatctaGTATAGTTTGgtagaaatttaattttagctttgaattatttcttttcttaacaatttatatttactcTATAGACTTTTTTTTCATATTCATTCAAAATCAgttatggtttttattatatttgaaaagtAACTATTTATCCAAATCAAAGGAACATTTCAACTTTTGGGTTGATATGTTCAATTTAGTTTAGGTTGAAAAGATTGGTTTATCTTAGTCAATCTAAGAaatattcaacatttttttttagtaaatagtaattaattttacatcTTACTAAGAATTTTATCATCCACCTTTGACTAGTAtcaatttctaaaatcttatctctttcatttcaaatctatttaaatCAATCGGTGCGTTTTTCTTCACATATCAAATAACAATTATACTTTAAAAAGAGAGAGCTTAAAATCAAGTAGTGACCATGGCAAAGCTAAAACTTGCATGGGTAGAGAATGACAAAGCAAGAGCAATAATTTTAAAGAGAAGGAAAGAAGGATTACTAAAAAAGGTGAAAGAGCTATCCATATTGTGTGATATATGGGTTTGTCTAATCATTTTTTGCCCTAATGAAGCCGAGCCAGTGGTGTGGCCATCTGCTGAGAGGGCTCGTGGCCTCGTAAACGATTTTTTTGCCTTGCCAAAGTTCgtgcagaagaagaaagagacggATGTCGAATCATTTCTGAAGGAGAAGACAAATGCCGTTCGTAAACAATTGATGAAGAGTAGTAAAAAAACTAAGGAGTATGTCACTGATGAGTTAATGTTACGTTTACAACACGGCCGTGGAATTGAAGATCTTAACTTGAGTGAGATCTATGCATTACTATCTTActcaaaagagaaaatcataCTTTGTAGGAAGAACTCAGATTTCATGCAGTTTTCTCCTCTTCGCGATCCACCGGTGCTTCCATTTGAGGTGCAAGCCAAGCAGTTGACGATCACCACAAATGACTTTTTTGTAGGAGGCGGTCAAGACGATGATAAAGCTGAGTTCGATCCACAACCACTTGAACATGTAAGTTATTGTCCGTACCAAGGAAGTAGCAGCAATGGAAACGCTAGTTTGGAGATGGAGCCCATTTATCCCTCTGTGATGCGTTTTCATGGTTTGGTTGGGTCTGCCTCTCAACAATTACAACATCTTAACataaacaataatccaataatggCTATGAATCAACCAAAACAATACCTTTTTGATTTCATGAGTCACAAGCAGGAAATAGAAGAGGgaaaaaacaacatcaacacACATATTTACAGGGCCAACAACACTAAAACGACCAAGAATGATGTTCGCCAAGAGCCACCTCCAAGTGAAACAACCGGTAGAGAAGATAATGTTAATATGATGTCGCTCGATATCGATAGGGATTGGTTGAGTTTATAATTATCATTTCTAGACTCATAGTCGATATTATGTTCGGTATcggtgccaaaaaaaaaaaaggaaaaacaagttggtatttggttttaagtttggtatgaatttatttttaaaatgtttagttTTCTCCATATAATTTTAGcaattataaacttttatgatctttttttctttgttattttgaaattgtgttgagaaaaaaaccaaaattaagtTGTTTGACTAGGATTGATCACTATATAATCATTCACTAagatatttttcattataaaatttatCACCATCATTGAATGATACTAGTTTAACGAgatttaatttttcttgtcACAAACGtgtaataatttaataatattttttaaatagttttttttataacaatgtaataacttaatattatttttaaactgttttttgaatctgaaaaaaaactttaattaatatgaaaatagtTTTATCCGTCATAGTACTagtagttttatttaattatgcagaaaaaatacgcaaaatagtaaaaataatgttaataatgcacaaaagaaaagtaagaaaaaaaaaaaaaagcacacaaaataaaatagtatcGAATGAGTGTTGTCCCAATCAACTCGTCTTCTTCGCTGTCTTTGGATATCCAAAAATCTGCATATTCCTCTCTGTGTCCCCTACCCTAACATTTCTCCTTCACTTTCCCGGGAAAACAGCCGAGAAAAAATTTAGTGGTAAAAGAGAATGTACTCGGCGATTCATTCTTCGCTTCCTCTAGATGGCAGCATGGGAGACTACTCTGACGGAACTAGTCTCCCCATCGACGCTTGTTTGGTCCTCACCACTGACCCCAAGCCCCGCCTTCGTTGGACCTCTGAGCTCCATGAAAGATTCGTTGACGCCGTCACTCAGCTCGGCGGACCCGACAGTAAGTGTCTCTTGTTTGAAATTTTATGGATCTTGGAAATTAAAATGTGGGTATAGGTTTGTATTGACAAAGAGTCTTGGTCGGTTTAGGTTTTGTTCCTCCATACAGATTTGGAAAATATTGAATCCCGAAATAGAAAGGTTTCTTGGGTTGATGTCACTCTGAAACAATTAGGAATTTACTTGAGTTATTGTGTGCTGCATAAGGCCTCGTTATACCTTTTGATGTTACTGTTGCCttgtttagttttgaaaattgttaGTTTCTCTGTGTGTTTTTGATTGACAGAAGCAACGCCCAAAACTATAATGAGAACAATGGGTGTGAAGGGTCTCACTCTCTACCACCTCAAATCTCATCTTCAGGTCTGATGATGATACTACCAACAGCAGTATCAGTTATGATGCTTCATTGCCTACTTTATCTTTGTTTACCTGATTACTTAATAATGATCAGTGCTTGCTTTTGACTGTGTTGTTTGGTATCCATGTTTTGCTGTAGAAATTTCGTCTTGGGAGGCAATCCTGCAAAGAATCAATTGACAACTCCAAAGATGGTATTTTCATCGAATCCACCATTGCTTTTTATGTCCATTTTCGGTCTGTCCAGCGTTTCTTCTGTCACATACCCGATTGGGCGTTGCATTTTGTTCTTTACTCTATTCCTGTTGGCTATTTGGATCCTAGTTTGTAATATTACTATATGTTGTTTGCATCATTGCTGATTGGTAGTTAGATAACAAGATTGTTTCCTCAAACAAATGACATCATCGGTGTTGTCTGAATCTTGTTTTCATGGATTCTGTAGTGTACTGATATCTCTATGAACTTATATCTCTGCAGTTTCTTGTGTTGGGGAGAGTCAGGACACAGGTTCATCGTCAACATCGTCGTTAAGAATGGCTGCGCAGGAACAAAACGAGTACGGTTTACAAGTGGTCTCTTTGTCACAAATTTTGACTAGCGGTTGTGAATGTTTGCTGTATGAACAgtcattatttttttggttttgtgtgagCCAGGAGTTACCAGGTCACTGAAGCTTTGCGTGCCCAGATGGAAGTCCAAAGAAGACTACACGAGCAATTAgaggtttgttttcttattcGAATCTACCAAAAACCAGAGAGATTTTGAATAATGAGAGACTCTCTACTCTACCAAATGTCCAACCAAACTAACGAGACATCCTTGTCCCTCACTAACTGCTCTTTAACACAACTCACAACAGATCTTATATGTGACATTCAGTTCTAAGCTAGATACAGTAGACCTATACCTAAGAGTTGTGCCTTTGAACATACTTTTTCAAAGCTTATCAGAACAATACTACTTAGGACATCTGTTAATGAAACATTGAACCATATACAGATACTGTCCATTTTAACGTGAGATTGATATACAATTCAACAACATTGCGCCATGGTTCCACATTTTAACGAGGTCTATCAGTATGCGCAGGTGCAAAGGCGACTCCAGCAAAGGATCGAGACGCAAGGAAAGTACTTGCAATCAATTCTAGAAAAAGCATGCAAGGCTATACAGGAGCAAGCTGTTGCGTTTGCTGGGCTAGAGGCGGCAAGAGAAGAGCTGTCAGAGCTAGCCATAAAGGTCTCCATCTCCAATAATGGGTGCCAaggtacaacaacaacaagcaccTTCGAGACAACCAAAATAACAATCCCATCCTTATCCGAGCTTGCAGTAGCAATAGAGAACAAGAACAACTGTTCAGCAGAGAGCTCTCTGACTTCCAGCACTGTAGGAAGTCCAGTTTCAGCTGCGTTGATGAAGAAAAGACAACGAGGAGTGTTTGGAAACGGGGACAGTGTAGGTGTGGGTCATGAAGCTGGATGGGTTATACCTAGAAGTAGCAttggatagagagagagagcgaggaAAAATTTTAGCTTcattatttgctttcttgttgtATTTAACTTTAAAACTTCGTAATCAAACCTCTCTGTCTCAGCCTCTTATGTATATAATACCTTGTCCTAAAAATTCTTGCCTAGCTTCGATCACTCTCTCACTAATCAGTCACTATATGTCCATTCTTGCCTCCATTaacgatttttttctttttgttttttttttgtaaaattcagTCATTTATTTTCCACCTAATCCGATTCCGTCTAATCTTGCCcgatttttttaagattgtaagtaaaaaacaacttttatttatttatttagattgaGTAAGGGATGTTTTACGATAacttatattcaaaattaacttatattcaaaattttagtcaaactcataaaattttattttaaaaatacgtTTTTCATGAGTTCacaacaattataaaaacacCAATActgtaattttatattttatttggtaccCTTTTATTAAcagaaataaaattatgtattaaatatcatatattgttatttaaatatttttactaaatattaatactataattttataatttaaatctaaaaatcatatatcaGAAATTAATCCAAATTATACATTTTACATAAAAACACCAATActgtaatttaatatattaactctaaatatcatatataagaGACTAATCTACATTATActtttttactataaattaatcagatatttttattaataaaacaactttaatactaatttgatttagtgatttgtGAAAAATCTACAAACCATATCTTATtcaattatgtattttaaaaactctaatgaAATCCAATGTTATTGAAGTAATGATTTTAACAATATACCTTAAAATccattattatttaaaacagattatggatataatttttaatgattttgaaggatttaagaaaatttgaaagaatttctTAGttaaacataaaatctaaatcttataGATTTAGCtgatttaaaaagattttacaataaatcatattaacttCTCTAAAATCATCAATAATCATATGAAACTACTTAAAAACTACTATTGCTTTCATATTTAACACATAAATCTATCAATAATCAATTTACAAATACTACgtgtacaaaataaaaaatatattaaaaggaaaaaaaaaaaaacaaaacacaaatctcgagatctcgagagagagaggatggGGTCGGTGAGGAAACGGCGGCGTATCGATTCACTCGTTCCTGTGATTTGCAaatgaagttttaaaaaaaaaattagaaaggttttgatttttgaaccaaagaaagaaaaataaaacggCAGAGGCAGAGCCGTTTACGgatttctcaacttcttcttcttcttctttgtgtcaTTGTgtgagttattattattaatattaattctcTCTGATTAACGGAATTTAATCCAAATCGCAAGCAGTTTCTCCGGGCTCACGATTGATTCCTTGGTCAGTTACACTCTCCCCcaattttttgcttttgttaattGATTTGAAATTGACGAACCAAATTCATCAACTTGTTTGAATTtgcttttgaataaattttgtaGAGTTTGTCTCAAAAATGCGTTGCCGAGAGGTAAGATCATGGACATTTAAGGGTTTAGTGGCTGCGTTTGTTGATCTCTCTGTAGCCTTCTCTTTGCTTTGCGCTTCCACTCTCGTTTATATATCCTCCAACTTCCTCGGTTTGTTCGGTTTAGAACTCCCATGTCCTTGTGATGGCTTATTCAGTAACCCAAACAAGAACAAGTGTTTTCAAGAGAGTTTAGTGAACTTTCCTGTGAAAAAGATCTCTTCTGTTCAGAGATCTGTTAGAAATAGAACACCTTTTGATTCAGTTCTGTGTAAAGAAGCTTATAgtaatggtggtggtggtgtgtTTGTTGGTAAGAAGAGAAAAGGGGAGAGGAGACGCGTTGAGTTGGAAGAAGAGGTCTCTAGTACTCCTTCTGTGAAAAGGGTTGGTTCTTGGGTTGAGAATAATGCTTCAGGGTTGGATCTTTTAACCGCGCAGAGTTTGAAAAAGGGAAGTTTTAGAGTTAAGAGTAAGCGTCTTAGCTTTCATAGGTCGCCTTATGGTGTCAAGAACCATTTTCAAGGTAACTTTGGGTATAAGAACTTTCAGCAATCTCCTTCGAGCGTCGATGTTGACGAAAACgatcctcttcttctcaactCCCAAGGTCAGTAGCTTATTATGGCTGAGTGTTTCTTGTTTTGCCTTTGTGTAAAATTATTACTTTTGATAGTAAAATTTGATTATGACTATGTAGATAGTGGAAAATGTTTGGAGGATGTGTCCTTGAGGAAAAGTGTTTCACTAAGTTCAGTCGGGTGTGAAGCTGATGCTCATAACAAACAACCGGAAAGGACATTTTCATGGGCGGGTGAAGGTACATGCAGTTCCCCTGTGGATCTAACTTATAGTGGTATGACACAAAAGACTATTGAGATTTTAGAGCGAGTGGTTGCTGAAGAACGAGCTGCACGTGCTGCGTTAGCTCTTGAactagagaaagagagaaatgcTGCTGCATCTGCTGCGGATGAGGCTTTGAGTATGATATTGCGGTTACAAGAGGAGAAAGCGTCGATAGAGATGGAAGCTAGGCAGTATCAGCGGATGATAGAGGAAAAGTCTGTTTTTGATGCGGAAGAGATGAGCATTCTTAAAGAAATATTGCTGAGGAGGGAGAGGGAAAAACATTTCTTGGAGAAGGAGGTTGACACTTACAGGCAAATGTTTCTTGAGACTGAGCAACCTCTGCCTAACGCGCCAGATTCGAAACCAGCTCAAATCAGAAGGTTGCAAACGCCACAACAGATTACTGAACCATGGGAGGATGATATGGAGACTGCTG
It encodes the following:
- the LOC104728132 gene encoding agamous-like MADS-box protein AGL92 — its product is MAKLKLAWVENDKARAIILKRRKEGLLKKVKELSILCDIWVCLIIFCPNEAEPVVWPSAERARGLVNDFFALPKFVQKKKETDVESFLKEKTNAVRKQLMKSSKKTKEYVTDELMLRLQHGRGIEDLNLSEIYALLSYSKEKIILCRKNSDFMQFSPLRDPPVLPFEVQAKQLTITTNDFFVGGGQDDDKAEFDPQPLEHVSYCPYQGSSSNGNASLEMEPIYPSVMRFHGLVGSASQQLQHLNINNNPIMAMNQPKQYLFDFMSHKQEIEEGKNNINTHIYRANNTKTTKNDVRQEPPPSETTGREDNVNMMSLDIDRDWLSL
- the LOC104723830 gene encoding protein PHR1-LIKE 3-like isoform X1: MYSAIHSSLPLDGSMGDYSDGTSLPIDACLVLTTDPKPRLRWTSELHERFVDAVTQLGGPDKATPKTIMRTMGVKGLTLYHLKSHLQKFRLGRQSCKESIDNSKDVSCVGESQDTGSSSTSSLRMAAQEQNESYQVTEALRAQMEVQRRLHEQLEYAQVQRRLQQRIETQGKYLQSILEKACKAIQEQAVAFAGLEAAREELSELAIKVSISNNGCQGTTTTSTFETTKITIPSLSELAVAIENKNNCSAESSLTSSTVGSPVSAALMKKRQRGVFGNGDSVGVGHEAGWVIPRSSIG
- the LOC104723830 gene encoding protein PHR1-LIKE 3-like isoform X2, whose protein sequence is MYSAIHSSLPLDGSMGDYSDGTSLPIDACLVLTTDPKPRLRWTSELHERFVDAVTQLGGPDKATPKTIMRTMGVKGLTLYHLKSHLQKFRLGRQSCKESIDNSKDVSCVGESQDTGSSSTSSLRMAAQEQNESYQVTEALRAQMEVQRRLHEQLEVQRRLQQRIETQGKYLQSILEKACKAIQEQAVAFAGLEAAREELSELAIKVSISNNGCQGTTTTSTFETTKITIPSLSELAVAIENKNNCSAESSLTSSTVGSPVSAALMKKRQRGVFGNGDSVGVGHEAGWVIPRSSIG
- the LOC104723832 gene encoding uncharacterized protein LOC104723832; the protein is MRCREVRSWTFKGLVAAFVDLSVAFSLLCASTLVYISSNFLGLFGLELPCPCDGLFSNPNKNKCFQESLVNFPVKKISSVQRSVRNRTPFDSVLCKEAYSNGGGGVFVGKKRKGERRRVELEEEVSSTPSVKRVGSWVENNASGLDLLTAQSLKKGSFRVKSKRLSFHRSPYGVKNHFQGNFGYKNFQQSPSSVDVDENDPLLLNSQDSGKCLEDVSLRKSVSLSSVGCEADAHNKQPERTFSWAGEGTCSSPVDLTYSGMTQKTIEILERVVAEERAARAALALELEKERNAAASAADEALSMILRLQEEKASIEMEARQYQRMIEEKSVFDAEEMSILKEILLRREREKHFLEKEVDTYRQMFLETEQPLPNAPDSKPAQIRRLQTPQQITEPWEDDMETADVSSGFEIFTSQMDSRLLAFGNKSVLTGDYDNADSLKPGEVDNDNEVKVNGVDQNPECDQSRSETFDVELKEREDGCTSFPELVTRTSDIADTKMLGEDSHDIDCHVHDIHVVTDEDNKVQLNVPSDHAIGDVKLDRSQSVSDSSYGLPPAFPPGKRNRSPNMRRNSMSAVDYERLKIESEVGVLRGRLRAVQKGREKISFSTKEQSKSQVQRGGDKTSRFWEARRSGPLDSSSSPSSTMVKAKSMKLDLHSA